A genome region from Maridesulfovibrio salexigens DSM 2638 includes the following:
- a CDS encoding F0F1 ATP synthase subunit alpha — MGFLEKNIDQALNAHEKGRENMEYSPDSREVGRVLSVARGVAQVQGLGSVRSEELITLGNDVPGMALDLLPDSIGIALLGANTGLRAGDEAVPSGTVLSVPVGDALIGRIVDPLGNPLDGGPAPETFETRVVESEAPPILMRAPVDTPMASGIKVIDTLIPIGRGQRELILGDRQTGKTAIALDIILNQKKGDVVCVYCAIGQRSTSVARVIDTLRNHGAMAYTFVVVVEGDAPSGMQYIAPYAATSMAEYFMEQGKDVLIIYDDLTRHAQAYRQLSLLMRRPPGREAFPGDIFYIHSRLLERSTRLKPEHGGGTLTALPIVETEAQNISAYIPTNLISITDGQIYLSPVLFQKGMLPAIDVGKSVSRVGGRAQPKAYRKVSGDLRLTYSQFQELEAFARFGTRLDQDTRNRIEHGLRVRELLKQDRFSPLSAAQQVVILWTVSLGLLDDVPLEQIAEVQEFLLSRMEESFEPMERLVQADTKDEIWDELEKTVTHHMQKWREAHAAA; from the coding sequence ATGGGTTTCCTAGAAAAAAATATAGATCAGGCCTTGAATGCCCATGAAAAGGGCCGCGAGAATATGGAATACAGCCCAGATTCGCGTGAAGTGGGCCGTGTTCTGTCTGTTGCTCGAGGTGTAGCGCAGGTGCAGGGGCTTGGGTCAGTGCGTTCGGAAGAGCTGATTACACTTGGCAATGATGTTCCGGGTATGGCTCTTGATCTGCTGCCTGATTCCATTGGTATTGCACTGCTGGGCGCAAACACGGGACTTAGGGCCGGGGATGAGGCCGTTCCTTCCGGTACGGTTCTGAGTGTTCCGGTAGGAGATGCGCTGATCGGACGCATTGTTGATCCGCTGGGTAATCCTCTTGATGGAGGTCCGGCACCGGAAACTTTCGAAACCCGTGTGGTGGAATCTGAAGCTCCTCCCATCCTAATGCGAGCACCAGTTGATACTCCTATGGCGAGCGGTATCAAGGTCATTGATACATTGATCCCCATCGGGCGCGGGCAGCGAGAGTTGATTCTCGGTGACCGCCAGACAGGGAAAACCGCCATTGCTCTCGACATTATCCTGAATCAGAAAAAGGGAGATGTGGTTTGCGTATATTGTGCTATCGGTCAGCGCAGTACTTCCGTGGCACGTGTTATTGATACCCTGCGTAATCATGGGGCAATGGCCTATACTTTTGTTGTTGTGGTTGAGGGCGATGCACCTTCAGGAATGCAGTATATTGCGCCATATGCAGCTACAAGTATGGCTGAGTATTTCATGGAACAGGGTAAGGATGTACTTATTATATATGATGATCTGACCCGCCATGCACAGGCTTACCGCCAGCTTAGTTTGCTTATGCGCCGTCCTCCGGGCCGTGAAGCTTTTCCGGGCGATATTTTTTATATCCATTCAAGGCTCTTGGAGCGCTCCACAAGGCTCAAGCCGGAACATGGTGGCGGTACGCTCACCGCGTTACCTATCGTAGAAACCGAGGCTCAGAATATTTCGGCCTACATTCCAACAAACCTTATCTCCATCACTGACGGACAGATTTACCTTTCTCCGGTGCTGTTTCAGAAGGGAATGCTCCCGGCAATTGATGTGGGTAAGTCTGTTTCCCGTGTGGGCGGTCGTGCACAGCCGAAGGCATACCGCAAGGTCTCCGGTGACTTGCGTCTGACTTATTCCCAGTTTCAGGAACTGGAGGCATTTGCAAGGTTCGGTACAAGATTAGATCAGGATACCCGCAATCGAATTGAACATGGTCTTCGGGTGCGTGAGCTGCTTAAGCAGGATAGATTTTCACCGCTTAGTGCAGCGCAACAGGTTGTTATCCTCTGGACTGTATCGCTTGGTCTTCTGGATGATGTGCCATTGGAGCAGATTGCTGAAGTGCAGGAGTTTTTGCTGTCTAGAATGGAGGAAAGTTTCGAACCTATGGAACGTCTGGTACAGGCAGACACTAAGGATGAAATCTGGGATGAGCTTGAGAAGACAGTAACTCATCATATGCAGAAATGGAGAGAGGCGCATGCAGCAGCTTGA
- a CDS encoding ATPase: MLLDWFTIFAQVLNFFVLIALLRLFLYKPIVGAMQERKEHVAQETLALREARAESQSLNMELRRKREDLDNREAEVMAEIHAEAERLREQAMDSARGEVETMRREWLAALEREKESVALNLRKKLIHEVSATAARIVQDLSGSDLEQLILSGFMQRIDDEARGVDCGNSEILIRTGFEHTELQEQNLKKLLDELFPSKNERIFTTDPRLGLGIELIAGDRKWEWNLSSYVTELENKILTEINS; the protein is encoded by the coding sequence ATGCTGTTGGATTGGTTTACGATCTTTGCGCAGGTTCTGAATTTCTTCGTGCTCATAGCGTTGCTCAGGTTGTTTCTCTACAAACCGATTGTCGGCGCCATGCAGGAACGGAAGGAACATGTTGCGCAGGAAACTCTTGCCTTGCGGGAAGCTAGGGCTGAATCTCAAAGCCTGAACATGGAACTTCGCCGTAAACGCGAGGACCTTGATAACCGTGAGGCCGAGGTTATGGCTGAAATTCATGCTGAGGCGGAAAGGTTGCGTGAGCAGGCCATGGATTCCGCTCGGGGTGAGGTCGAAACCATGCGCAGGGAATGGCTGGCTGCGCTTGAGCGGGAAAAGGAAAGCGTTGCGCTTAATTTGCGTAAAAAGCTTATCCATGAAGTTTCTGCTACAGCCGCACGGATAGTGCAGGACCTTTCAGGAAGTGATCTGGAGCAGTTGATCTTAAGCGGCTTTATGCAACGTATAGATGATGAGGCCCGTGGCGTGGATTGTGGCAATTCTGAAATTCTGATCCGTACCGGGTTTGAACATACTGAGTTGCAAGAACAGAATCTTAAGAAATTACTGGATGAATTGTTCCCGTCCAAGAACGAACGAATCTTTACAACAGATCCCAGATTGGGACTCGGCATTGAATTGATAGCCGGAGACCGTAAATGGGAGTGGAATCTAAGTTCGTACGTGACTGAACTCGAAAATAAAATTTTAACTGAAATCAACAGCTAA
- a CDS encoding F0F1 ATP synthase subunit C, with product METLGWIAFGSIIAAGLCMGIGAIGPAIGEGMALSRALSSIAQQPDETNTIVKFLFVGMAMVESTAIYCFVLAMILLFANPFWSYFLEKAGG from the coding sequence ATGGAAACTCTTGGTTGGATTGCTTTTGGGTCGATTATTGCGGCAGGGCTTTGCATGGGCATCGGGGCTATCGGGCCTGCTATCGGCGAGGGTATGGCTCTCTCGCGGGCGCTAAGTTCCATTGCCCAGCAGCCGGATGAGACGAATACCATTGTTAAGTTCCTTTTTGTAGGGATGGCAATGGTCGAATCTACGGCTATTTATTGCTTTGTGCTGGCCATGATTCTGCTCTTTGCAAATCCGTTCTGGTCTTATTTTCTTGAAAAGGCCGGAGGCTGA
- a CDS encoding F0F1 ATP synthase subunit A: MEISPDHIIYFSFGFFKLNATIVYTWLVMVLLAGFSWFVTRKVTSSATISSQQNLLEVLVAGLLSQIKDATNQQPEKFLPLLGTLFIFILVSNLLSAVPGFKPPTGSLSTTTAFSLIVFFAVPYYGIKENGLFNYLKSYVQPSPFMLPFNIIGEVSRTFALAVRLFGNILSGTMMGAILLVIMPLFVPVIMQMLGLLIGVVQAYIFTVLAAVFIAAGLEVHG; this comes from the coding sequence ATGGAAATAAGCCCGGACCATATCATTTATTTCAGCTTTGGATTTTTTAAGCTGAATGCCACCATAGTTTATACATGGCTGGTTATGGTCCTGCTTGCGGGATTTTCATGGTTTGTTACCCGTAAGGTCACGTCTTCAGCTACGATTTCTTCCCAGCAGAATCTGTTGGAAGTGTTGGTGGCTGGACTGCTTTCCCAGATCAAAGATGCTACCAACCAACAGCCGGAGAAGTTTCTACCGCTGCTTGGAACCCTGTTTATCTTCATTCTCGTTTCTAACCTGCTTTCCGCAGTGCCGGGGTTCAAGCCGCCAACAGGGTCGCTTTCAACGACTACAGCCTTCAGCTTGATCGTATTTTTCGCTGTTCCCTATTATGGAATAAAGGAGAACGGTTTGTTCAACTATCTTAAAAGTTACGTGCAACCCTCACCGTTCATGCTGCCATTTAACATAATCGGTGAGGTCAGTAGGACTTTTGCCTTAGCGGTGCGTCTTTTCGGGAATATACTTAGCGGAACCATGATGGGTGCGATTTTGCTGGTGATTATGCCGCTTTTTGTGCCTGTAATCATGCAGATGCTTGGACTGCTCATCGGAGTGGTGCAGGCTTATATTTTTACGGTACTTGCGGCGGTGTTCATTGCCGCGGGTCTTGAAGTGCATGGATAA
- a CDS encoding ATP synthase subunit I: protein MIISSIMITVAAFGIGLLLSAIHFGGLWLTVRMLPRCERPRMFFWSSYLGRYGITLWGFAQVMSYGGGPFVSSFLGFYLLRTYLLANQCGMGMLDVVKMKRTEWK, encoded by the coding sequence ATGATCATCAGTAGTATAATGATAACTGTCGCTGCCTTTGGTATCGGCTTGCTTTTATCCGCCATCCATTTTGGCGGGCTCTGGCTGACTGTACGTATGCTGCCTCGCTGTGAAAGGCCGAGAATGTTTTTCTGGTCCAGCTATCTGGGGCGATATGGAATTACCCTTTGGGGTTTTGCCCAAGTTATGAGTTACGGAGGAGGACCCTTTGTATCTTCATTTTTGGGCTTCTATCTATTGCGGACCTACTTGCTGGCCAATCAGTGCGGAATGGGCATGTTGGATGTTGTTAAAATGAAGAGGACTGAATGGAAATAA
- a CDS encoding AtpZ/AtpI family protein gives MIKREPDERKPDGFGRTVGSKEQRKIRAGQKGTVGAWSAFGAMGAVGWLVALPVVLGSLLGVWLDSRWPGKVNWTMAMLGAGLGIGCLFAGIWMNREKNKIIKERDDWEQQDIKSKDVEDDHQ, from the coding sequence ATGATCAAGCGTGAGCCAGATGAACGCAAACCGGACGGGTTCGGCCGGACTGTAGGCAGTAAGGAGCAACGCAAAATCCGTGCGGGGCAGAAAGGTACTGTCGGGGCTTGGTCTGCTTTTGGTGCTATGGGCGCTGTAGGTTGGCTGGTGGCTTTACCTGTGGTGCTGGGTAGCCTGCTCGGAGTTTGGCTGGATAGCCGTTGGCCCGGTAAAGTTAATTGGACAATGGCTATGCTCGGTGCCGGGTTGGGTATTGGCTGTCTGTTTGCCGGAATTTGGATGAATCGTGAGAAGAATAAGATAATCAAAGAACGTGACGACTGGGAACAGCAGGACATCAAATCGAAGGACGTAGAGGATGATCATCAGTAG
- the atpD gene encoding F0F1 ATP synthase subunit beta, translating to MEHKFSGEVVSVRGSVVDVRFPEEIPPLLSVMYSAGEKSVTLEVADHLDMNSVRAIAMTPTGGLARGDVVHCNGETLRTPVGEDLLGRVLNVFGDPVDGKDLPSDVEFRSIHNQPIELSRRVVSEEIFTTGIKVIDLLMPLEKGGKAGLFGGAGVGKTVLITELINNMVGAHSGISIFCGIGERCREGEELYREMGDAGVLDNTVMVFGQMNEPPGARFRTGHTAMTIAEYFRDDQGKDVLLLIDNIFRFIQAGMELSGLLGRLPSRMGYQPTLGSDLAELQERISSSSSGAITSIQAVYVPADDLTDPAATHTFSHLSSSIVLSRKRAGEGFYPAVDPLESRSMMLSPAIVGQRHYDVAREVRRTLAQYEDLKDIIAMLGLEELSREDRKIVSRARRLERFMTQPFNTTKHFTGMDGRIVSLEDTVLGCERILNDEFPDASERDFYMIGSIEEVGK from the coding sequence ATGGAACACAAATTTTCGGGCGAAGTTGTCTCTGTTCGGGGATCCGTGGTTGATGTGCGTTTCCCTGAAGAAATCCCCCCTTTGCTTTCAGTTATGTATTCAGCTGGAGAGAAATCTGTCACGCTTGAGGTGGCTGACCATCTGGATATGAATTCAGTTCGCGCTATTGCCATGACTCCCACCGGAGGGCTGGCTCGTGGGGATGTTGTTCATTGCAACGGCGAAACCCTGCGTACTCCCGTGGGAGAGGATTTGTTGGGCAGGGTTCTTAATGTTTTCGGTGATCCGGTAGACGGTAAAGACCTGCCAAGCGATGTTGAATTCAGGTCTATCCACAATCAGCCCATCGAGCTTTCCCGGCGTGTAGTCTCAGAGGAAATTTTCACCACCGGAATCAAGGTGATTGACCTGCTTATGCCTCTTGAAAAGGGTGGAAAGGCCGGACTCTTCGGAGGTGCGGGGGTGGGCAAAACCGTTCTTATCACCGAATTGATCAATAACATGGTCGGAGCGCATAGCGGTATCAGTATCTTTTGCGGTATCGGGGAACGTTGCCGCGAAGGTGAAGAACTTTACCGCGAAATGGGCGATGCCGGCGTGCTTGATAATACGGTCATGGTATTCGGTCAGATGAATGAACCTCCGGGCGCGCGTTTTCGAACAGGACATACGGCCATGACCATTGCCGAGTATTTTCGGGATGATCAGGGTAAGGATGTTCTTTTGCTCATCGACAATATTTTTCGTTTCATTCAGGCCGGAATGGAGCTTTCCGGGTTGCTGGGCCGTTTGCCATCGCGAATGGGATATCAGCCTACGCTTGGTTCTGATCTTGCGGAATTGCAGGAGCGCATTTCATCCAGCAGCTCCGGGGCCATTACCTCGATTCAGGCCGTATATGTTCCTGCCGATGATTTGACTGATCCGGCGGCAACACACACATTTTCACATCTTTCGTCTTCCATTGTCCTCTCCCGCAAGCGTGCCGGGGAAGGGTTTTATCCTGCTGTTGATCCGCTTGAGTCACGGTCCATGATGCTTTCCCCTGCAATTGTGGGGCAGCGTCATTATGATGTAGCCCGCGAGGTTCGGAGAACTCTTGCCCAATACGAGGACCTTAAAGATATTATTGCTATGCTTGGTCTTGAGGAGCTTTCCCGTGAAGACCGTAAGATTGTTTCCCGTGCGCGCAGGCTGGAACGTTTCATGACTCAGCCTTTCAATACAACTAAGCATTTTACGGGTATGGATGGGCGGATTGTATCCCTTGAGGATACGGTCCTCGGCTGCGAGCGGATATTGAATGACGAATTTCCTGATGCTTCTGAGCGTGATTTCTATATGATCGGTTCGATTGAGGAGGTAGGCAAATGA
- the map gene encoding type I methionyl aminopeptidase translates to MIIKNKKQIDLMREAGILLYKAHMVAKEMCEAGTSTEVINAEVEKFITSHGATPLFKGVPGKVPFPAGCCMSINEAIVHGIPSARKLENGDILSIDIGVRLNGWCSDCAVTHAIGEIDDEKRQLMDVTEECLRIAIKRIKPGVKWSKIAKEMSKYARNAGFSVVESLVGHGIGEGLWESPQVPNYHSRLVKDFKLKQGLVIAVEPMINAGVKTTETLKDHWTIVTKDGKPSAHFEHTIAVTANGAQVLTCGENGEGWAL, encoded by the coding sequence ATGATTATAAAGAATAAAAAACAAATCGACCTCATGCGCGAAGCAGGTATCCTGCTCTACAAGGCCCACATGGTGGCTAAAGAAATGTGCGAAGCCGGCACATCCACCGAAGTAATCAACGCAGAAGTGGAAAAATTCATCACTTCACACGGCGCAACTCCACTTTTTAAAGGCGTTCCGGGCAAGGTTCCCTTTCCTGCCGGCTGCTGCATGTCCATAAACGAAGCGATTGTTCACGGTATCCCCTCCGCACGTAAGCTGGAAAACGGAGACATTCTGTCCATCGATATCGGTGTACGCCTGAACGGTTGGTGCTCTGACTGCGCCGTTACCCATGCCATCGGCGAAATTGATGATGAAAAAAGACAGCTCATGGATGTAACCGAAGAATGCCTGCGCATCGCCATCAAAAGAATCAAACCGGGCGTTAAGTGGAGCAAGATTGCCAAAGAAATGTCCAAATATGCCCGTAATGCAGGCTTTTCCGTTGTAGAATCTCTGGTAGGACACGGCATTGGTGAAGGTCTGTGGGAATCTCCGCAGGTCCCCAACTATCACAGCAGACTGGTCAAAGATTTCAAGCTCAAACAGGGTCTTGTTATTGCCGTGGAACCCATGATCAATGCAGGCGTTAAAACAACCGAAACCCTGAAGGATCACTGGACCATCGTCACTAAAGACGGCAAGCCCTCCGCCCACTTCGAACACACTATCGCAGTAACTGCCAATGGAGCACAGGTCCTTACCTGCGGTGAAAACGGTGAAGGCTGGGCTCTGTAA
- the recQ gene encoding DNA helicase RecQ, whose translation MSAPRTPLDVLRQTYGYESFRGLQEDVINRIMSGGNAVVFMPTGGGKSACYQIPAILRPGVGIVISPLIALMRDQVAALQQMGVRAACLNSSVQPSEANHIIHELHSGNMDLLYVAPERLAQPGFMDMLSGIKISLIAIDEAHCVAQWGHDFRPDYLRLSVFAEMFPSVPRLALTATADGPTRNEILYRLSFSNEDIFATGFDRPNIRYTVIPKDQEKRQLLNFIKNEHFAECGIVYRMSRKKVESTAEWLCKQGINALPYHAGLDAQTRESNQARFMSEDGVVMVATIAFGMGIDKPDVRYVAHLDLPKTIEAYYQETGRAGRDGLPAEAWMSVGIQDIGFLKRMIMSGNSPDDRKALELRKLNALLAYCESPGCLRQSLLSYFGEELEEPCGNCFTCINPPSIFDGTIPAQKALSNIYRTEQLFGANYLIDILLGKENKRISTQGHNSLSTYGIGKEFNSDEWLSIHRQLVSQGLVDVDMEGYGSLKLNAKSWEVLRKERTVALRKDPVLAKSKTRRARKKLVIGDSNSPSLSTPEAHELLESLRSLRNTLAQEQHVPAYAIFADKTLLELGCYRPQTTGELYAVSGLGDQKIFRYGAAIIEVLMDHQEKHGRPEDLFPIPEDKIKEVPTSTPKKEGPTVSASALETLELFEELMDIEKVAESRNIKPATIYAHLTSCIGAGKVDVSDILDFDASELECLRDTLSFYKEEGFLQLSPVFNGLCGNYSFEILRMVRASK comes from the coding sequence ATGAGCGCACCACGCACTCCTTTAGATGTCCTGCGCCAAACCTACGGATATGAATCATTCCGTGGGCTGCAGGAGGACGTCATCAACCGCATCATGAGCGGCGGCAATGCCGTTGTTTTTATGCCCACCGGAGGCGGTAAATCCGCCTGTTACCAGATTCCGGCCATCCTTCGGCCGGGGGTGGGTATTGTCATTTCCCCGCTCATCGCCCTGATGCGCGATCAGGTAGCAGCCCTGCAACAGATGGGAGTGCGTGCTGCCTGCCTGAATTCATCGGTACAGCCCTCCGAGGCCAACCATATCATCCATGAACTGCATAGCGGAAACATGGATCTGCTTTATGTGGCCCCTGAGCGGCTGGCCCAGCCCGGATTCATGGACATGCTTTCGGGTATCAAGATCAGCCTGATCGCCATTGACGAGGCTCACTGCGTAGCCCAATGGGGACACGATTTCCGTCCCGATTACCTGCGGCTTTCCGTATTTGCGGAAATGTTTCCCAGCGTGCCGCGCCTGGCACTGACGGCCACAGCCGACGGCCCGACCCGCAATGAAATCCTCTACCGCTTATCCTTCAGCAACGAGGATATTTTTGCCACCGGATTCGACCGTCCGAACATACGCTATACCGTAATCCCCAAGGATCAGGAAAAACGGCAATTGCTCAATTTCATCAAAAACGAGCACTTTGCTGAATGCGGCATTGTCTACCGCATGAGCCGCAAAAAAGTGGAATCCACCGCCGAATGGCTTTGCAAACAAGGTATTAACGCCCTGCCATACCACGCGGGACTGGACGCTCAAACCCGTGAATCCAACCAAGCCCGATTCATGTCCGAAGACGGCGTTGTCATGGTTGCGACCATTGCTTTCGGCATGGGTATCGACAAACCGGACGTGCGCTACGTAGCCCATCTGGATCTGCCAAAAACCATCGAAGCCTACTATCAGGAAACAGGCCGTGCCGGACGTGACGGATTGCCAGCGGAAGCATGGATGTCCGTAGGAATTCAGGATATCGGATTCCTGAAACGAATGATCATGTCCGGGAACAGCCCGGATGACCGTAAAGCCTTGGAACTGCGCAAGCTCAACGCCCTGCTCGCGTACTGCGAATCACCGGGATGCCTGCGCCAATCCCTGCTTTCCTACTTCGGTGAAGAACTTGAAGAGCCGTGCGGAAACTGTTTTACCTGCATCAACCCGCCATCGATATTTGACGGAACCATTCCGGCTCAAAAGGCCCTTTCAAATATTTACCGCACCGAGCAGCTTTTCGGAGCCAACTACCTGATCGATATTTTACTGGGCAAAGAAAACAAACGCATCAGCACCCAAGGGCATAACAGCTTAAGTACATACGGTATCGGCAAGGAATTTAATTCGGATGAATGGCTTTCCATCCACCGCCAGCTTGTTTCACAAGGGCTGGTGGATGTTGATATGGAAGGCTACGGATCTCTGAAACTAAACGCTAAAAGCTGGGAAGTTCTGCGCAAGGAACGGACTGTAGCCCTGCGCAAAGACCCGGTACTTGCCAAAAGCAAAACCCGCCGAGCCCGTAAAAAGCTGGTCATCGGGGATTCGAACAGCCCTTCCCTTTCCACTCCGGAAGCACATGAACTTCTGGAATCGCTGCGTTCCCTGCGCAACACACTCGCTCAGGAACAACATGTTCCGGCATATGCAATTTTTGCAGATAAGACCCTGCTAGAACTTGGTTGCTACCGCCCACAAACCACAGGAGAACTCTATGCGGTTAGTGGTTTGGGTGATCAGAAAATATTCCGCTATGGAGCAGCCATAATTGAAGTGCTGATGGACCATCAAGAGAAACATGGAAGACCCGAGGATCTTTTCCCCATCCCGGAAGATAAGATAAAAGAAGTCCCTACTTCAACCCCCAAGAAAGAAGGACCGACTGTTTCAGCTTCCGCTCTGGAAACCCTTGAACTGTTTGAAGAGCTTATGGACATCGAAAAAGTTGCAGAATCCCGCAACATTAAGCCCGCAACAATTTACGCTCACCTGACGTCCTGCATTGGAGCCGGAAAAGTAGACGTAAGCGACATTCTGGATTTCGATGCATCGGAACTTGAATGTCTGCGAGACACTTTATCCTTTTATAAAGAAGAGGGATTTCTGCAACTAAGCCCGGTATTCAATGGACTTTGCGGCAACTATTCATTTGAAATCCTGCGTATGGTCCGCGCCAGCAAATAA